From Vibrio artabrorum, a single genomic window includes:
- the lptG gene encoding LPS export ABC transporter permease LptG encodes MFKILDLYIGRTIIATTSLVLVTFVGLSGIIKYVEQLRKVGRGTYDLLQALYFVLLSVPRDIEMFFPMAALLGALIGLGMLAASSELVVMQAAGFSKLDIGLSVLKTAIPLMIVVTLLGQWGAPQAQKMARDLRTISIAGGNIISTQSGVWARDANDFIFIVKIDNEKLYGLNMWRFDENKVLKKAIYSKEVDYVGDNVWTMKEVEITSFENEIQITKESLPTYTWETSLAPDKLAIVTVKPEELSLSGLYDYVSYLKASEQDASRYELALWRKITQPISIAVMMLLALSFIFGPLRSVTMGARILSGVIAGFTFYISSEFFGPVSLVYQIPPAFGALAPSVVFLGIAVLLLRRKL; translated from the coding sequence GTGTTTAAGATTCTCGATTTATATATAGGCAGAACCATCATCGCAACGACGTCATTAGTATTGGTGACGTTTGTTGGCCTCTCTGGGATCATCAAGTATGTAGAACAGCTGAGAAAGGTTGGTCGTGGTACCTATGATCTATTACAAGCGCTGTATTTCGTTCTATTGAGTGTCCCTCGTGATATCGAAATGTTTTTTCCAATGGCGGCCCTGCTTGGTGCTCTGATTGGGCTAGGTATGCTAGCTGCGAGTTCTGAACTCGTGGTCATGCAGGCGGCGGGTTTTTCTAAGTTAGATATTGGCCTATCGGTTCTCAAAACCGCGATACCACTAATGATAGTTGTAACACTGCTTGGTCAGTGGGGGGCTCCTCAAGCACAAAAAATGGCTCGTGATTTAAGAACCATATCGATTGCTGGTGGTAATATTATCTCTACCCAAAGTGGGGTATGGGCACGTGATGCCAATGACTTTATATTCATTGTCAAAATTGACAATGAAAAACTATATGGTCTAAACATGTGGCGCTTTGATGAAAATAAGGTATTGAAGAAGGCAATATATTCAAAAGAAGTCGACTATGTTGGAGATAACGTTTGGACGATGAAGGAGGTCGAAATCACGTCGTTCGAAAATGAAATTCAAATTACTAAAGAGAGTCTACCGACTTACACTTGGGAAACGTCACTGGCTCCAGATAAGTTAGCGATAGTGACTGTTAAACCAGAAGAGCTGTCGTTAAGTGGGTTGTATGATTATGTTTCTTACCTGAAAGCGTCAGAGCAAGACGCTTCGCGTTATGAATTGGCGTTATGGCGAAAAATAACTCAACCGATCTCGATAGCGGTCATGATGTTGTTGGCATTGTCGTTTATCTTTGGACCTTTGCGTAGTGTGACGATGGGGGCTAGGATTTTGTCTGGTGTTATTGCAGGTTTTACCTTCTATATATCCAGTGAGTTTTTCGGTCCCGTCAGTTTGGTTTATCAGATACCTCCAGCCTTTGGCGCGCTCGCCCCGAGTGTGGTGTTCCTCGGAATTGCGGTCCTATTGTTGAGACGCAAATTGTAA
- a CDS encoding bifunctional helix-turn-helix transcriptional regulator/GNAT family N-acetyltransferase encodes MNSQQLRDYSRQTVRLLGMLDKQCGDVDLTPVQAHALGEIQLQPVTINQLAQQLNVDKSNASRTITGLIKLGLVESLENPTDKRSQLIALTTQGVDALSQLDQQQSLFFEKVLSTLNDSEQQRLKQGLESYLKGLTKVCQADEFVLRPLTESDNQQLAEVIRQVSAEHGLTEDKGYGVADPTLDDMYSVYSQANAMYWVIEHNGKIVGGGGFAPLAGKPNVCELQKMYFLPQTRGHGLAKRIVGLSLKQAKQLGYQHMYLETTECLGAAVKLYEKLGFEHLESAWGDTGHDACEVVMAKTL; translated from the coding sequence ATGAATTCTCAACAGTTAAGAGACTATTCTCGTCAAACGGTTCGTTTACTTGGCATGCTTGATAAGCAGTGTGGTGATGTCGACCTCACTCCAGTTCAGGCTCATGCTCTTGGTGAGATCCAGTTGCAGCCAGTCACCATCAACCAATTGGCGCAGCAACTCAACGTCGATAAATCGAATGCAAGCCGCACTATCACAGGGCTAATCAAACTTGGCTTAGTTGAAAGCCTAGAGAATCCAACCGACAAACGTAGCCAATTAATCGCTCTGACCACTCAAGGTGTGGATGCGTTATCTCAACTCGACCAACAACAAAGCCTTTTCTTTGAAAAAGTACTGTCGACTCTGAATGACAGCGAACAACAACGACTGAAACAAGGGCTCGAGAGTTACTTAAAAGGGCTAACGAAAGTATGCCAAGCCGATGAGTTTGTATTACGCCCACTCACCGAGTCAGATAACCAACAATTAGCAGAAGTCATTCGCCAAGTTTCAGCAGAACATGGCTTAACTGAAGATAAAGGTTATGGCGTGGCTGATCCAACCCTCGATGATATGTACTCTGTCTATAGCCAAGCGAATGCTATGTACTGGGTTATCGAACACAATGGAAAAATCGTCGGAGGAGGTGGCTTTGCCCCTTTAGCTGGGAAACCTAATGTATGTGAGCTACAAAAAATGTACTTCTTACCGCAAACTCGCGGGCATGGCCTAGCTAAGCGAATTGTAGGTTTGAGCTTAAAGCAAGCGAAACAACTTGGGTATCAACACATGTATTTAGAAACAACAGAGTGCTTAGGTGCTGCGGTCAAACTCTATGAAAAGCTAGGATTTGAGCACCTTGAGTCAGCTTGGGGTGATACAGGCCACGACGCTTGTGAGGTTGTCATGGCCAAAACGCTATAA
- a CDS encoding glycosyl hydrolase 2 galactose-binding domain-containing protein encodes MRLPLDGLWQISPLTDLSIPQDDITFPAPLSSKLPDNLSESEIAEQEWHLMHDIEVDDAMLACPFVELVMAGIDYFAEVRLNGVAVFDCDGSQAKYCKDIRPYMQLGRNRFEILFLEEEESLLLEEDIDKSVSSSAVVKSDSRIGIWQVPYLQFVRNVKLEQVVTEQIWHHGGGCEFKVDVIYQTLKPGLVSASIKFNGMTLVMPIDVRADHTGVVFQVEAPILFDIENPNPTHLYSLEVVLDGQEESSFVALNPASCVSNFLRC; translated from the coding sequence ATGCGATTACCTCTCGATGGTCTTTGGCAAATATCGCCATTGACGGATCTCTCTATTCCACAAGATGATATTACCTTTCCGGCTCCGTTAAGTTCCAAGCTTCCTGATAACTTGAGTGAAAGTGAGATTGCAGAGCAAGAGTGGCATCTGATGCATGATATCGAAGTGGATGATGCGATGTTGGCGTGTCCGTTTGTTGAGTTAGTGATGGCTGGCATTGATTATTTTGCTGAAGTGCGACTCAATGGTGTCGCTGTATTTGATTGTGATGGTAGCCAAGCGAAATACTGTAAAGATATTCGACCTTACATGCAGCTAGGCCGTAACCGTTTTGAAATCCTTTTCCTTGAAGAGGAGGAGAGCTTATTGCTTGAAGAGGATATAGATAAGTCAGTCTCTTCATCGGCGGTCGTTAAATCTGATTCTCGTATCGGGATCTGGCAAGTGCCATATTTGCAGTTCGTTCGAAACGTCAAGCTAGAGCAAGTTGTCACAGAGCAAATCTGGCACCACGGTGGGGGGTGTGAGTTTAAAGTGGATGTTATTTATCAGACGCTAAAGCCGGGACTGGTGTCTGCCTCTATCAAGTTTAATGGCATGACATTAGTGATGCCGATAGATGTGCGCGCAGACCATACCGGTGTTGTGTTCCAGGTTGAGGCGCCGATCCTTTTTGATATTGAGAATCCTAACCCTACACATTTATATTCGTTAGAAGTGGTACTTGATGGACAAGAAGAGAGTTCCTTTGTTGCCTTGAACCCTGCTTCTTGCGTCAGCAATTTTTTACGTTGTTAG
- a CDS encoding DNA polymerase III subunit chi yields MQTATFYIVSSDSPQASEAGLAHYVLFLAQHFAKQGAKLYLNCNDQAHAERIAEVFWQAEPNEFIAHNLVGEGPKYSTNIEIGYQGVKHNWNRQLVINLADNHTTFANAFAQVIDFVPCEEKAKQLARERYKIYRQAGYQLQTIEIQHP; encoded by the coding sequence ATGCAGACTGCCACGTTTTACATAGTGTCTTCAGACAGCCCACAAGCAAGTGAAGCCGGTCTCGCTCACTATGTACTGTTTCTTGCGCAGCACTTTGCAAAACAAGGCGCTAAACTTTACCTCAACTGTAACGATCAAGCTCATGCTGAGCGTATCGCTGAAGTTTTTTGGCAGGCAGAGCCTAATGAATTCATCGCGCATAACTTAGTTGGCGAAGGCCCAAAGTATTCAACCAACATCGAAATTGGCTATCAAGGCGTAAAACATAATTGGAATCGCCAACTGGTAATAAATCTGGCCGATAATCATACAACCTTTGCGAACGCCTTTGCTCAGGTGATAGACTTCGTTCCTTGCGAAGAAAAAGCTAAGCAACTCGCTCGAGAAAGGTATAAAATTTACCGTCAGGCTGGATATCAGCTACAAACTATCGAGATTCAACATCCATAG
- a CDS encoding RDD family protein, producing the protein MTSTNTMPPAGVMRRFGALFYDALIVIAIEMLAAGFIVALLHALMALGIFNHSGYADVSDFLTNHPIWSPAYTFYLVVVWMSFFVFFWTRAGQTLGMRAWKLRVQNKDGSAITVTQALIRLGTSGFGLANLCVPFDPQKRGFHDIWAKTEVVVLAQPH; encoded by the coding sequence ATGACATCAACAAACACAATGCCACCCGCAGGAGTCATGCGCCGATTTGGTGCTTTGTTCTATGACGCCCTTATCGTAATCGCTATTGAGATGTTGGCGGCTGGCTTTATTGTCGCTCTATTACACGCTCTCATGGCTCTTGGCATTTTTAACCATAGTGGTTATGCCGATGTCAGTGACTTCTTAACCAACCACCCGATTTGGAGCCCTGCTTACACCTTTTATTTAGTGGTCGTTTGGATGTCTTTCTTTGTTTTCTTTTGGACAAGAGCTGGCCAAACACTTGGAATGAGAGCTTGGAAGCTTCGCGTTCAAAATAAAGATGGCTCCGCGATTACCGTAACCCAAGCGCTGATTCGTTTAGGAACCTCCGGATTTGGACTGGCAAACTTATGTGTACCATTCGACCCTCAAAAACGTGGCTTCCACGATATCTGGGCGAAAACGGAAGTGGTCGTATTAGCTCAACCTCACTAG
- a CDS encoding DUF2061 domain-containing protein: MKKTLTFAALHFTIAFSVAYLLTGDILIGSLIAMIEPSVNTVAFYFHEKAWAQVPALKARQWMTKLKTASFASIHFSVAFTVVYLLTGDAFIGGVMALLEPSLNTIAYYFHEKIWLKRAESPNTPPQFCGHQHA, from the coding sequence ATGAAAAAGACACTCACCTTTGCTGCATTACATTTTACTATCGCATTTAGTGTCGCTTATCTACTAACAGGCGACATCTTAATTGGTAGCTTAATCGCGATGATTGAGCCCTCTGTGAATACTGTTGCCTTCTATTTTCATGAAAAGGCGTGGGCTCAAGTTCCGGCTCTTAAAGCTCGTCAGTGGATGACCAAATTAAAAACAGCAAGCTTTGCTAGCATCCACTTTAGTGTTGCCTTTACCGTTGTCTACTTGTTGACTGGGGATGCCTTTATCGGCGGTGTAATGGCTTTGCTCGAACCCAGTTTGAATACCATTGCATACTACTTCCACGAAAAAATTTGGTTAAAAAGAGCAGAAAGCCCGAATACACCACCTCAGTTTTGTGGACACCAACATGCGTAA
- a CDS encoding valine--tRNA ligase has product MEKTYNPTSIEQALYKTWEEKGYFKPHGDTSKEAYSIMIPPPNVTGSLHMGHAFQDTIMDTLIRAQRMKGKNTLWQVGTDHAGIATQMVVERKIAAEEGKTKHDYGREAFIDKIWEWKNESGGTITQQLRRLGASVDWDRERFTMDDGLSNAVQEVFVRLYEDDLIYRGKRLVNWDPKLHTAISDLEVENKDKKGFMWHFRYPLANGVKTAEGKDYIVVATTRPETMLGDTGVAVNPEDPRYKDLIGKEILLPIVNRLIPIVGDEHADMEKGTGCVKITPAHDFNDYEVGKRNNLPMINILTFNADIRDAAEVFTTNGEESDVYSTDIPAKYQGMERFAARKAIVAEFDELGLLEEIKDHDLTVPYGDRGGVVIEPMLTDQWYVRAAPLAEPAVKAVEDGDIQFVPKQYENMYFSWMRDIQDWCISRQLWWGHRIPAWYDNDGNVYVGRTEEEVRANNNLAPVIVLRQDNDVLDTWFSSALWTFGTQGWPEQTEDLKTFHPSDVLVTGFDIIFFWVARMIMMTMHFNKDENGKAQVPFKTVYVTGLIRDENGDKMSKSKGNVLDPIDMIDGIDLESLVEKRCGNMMQPQLAKKIEKNTRKTFENGIEPYGTDALRFTLAAMASTGRDINWDMKRLEGYRNFCNKLWNASRYVLMNTEEHDCGMSLSAEDRANMEFSLADKWIESQFELAAKEFNAHLDNYRLDMAANTLYEFIWNQFCDWYLELTKPVLWKGTEAQQQATRYTLITVLEKTLRLAHPVLPYITESIWQSVKPLVDGVEGETIMTQALPQFNEANFNAEIVEDIEWVKTFITAIRNLRAEYDIAPSKGLEVMIKVANEKDATRIEANKIVLTSLAKLDDINVLADGKETPLCATKLVGKSELMIPMAGLIDKDAELARLDKEVAKIQGEIKRIEGKLANEGFVAKAPEVVIAKEREKLEGYQETLVKLEEQKATIAAL; this is encoded by the coding sequence ATGGAAAAGACATACAACCCAACATCAATCGAACAAGCTCTGTATAAGACTTGGGAAGAGAAAGGCTACTTTAAGCCACACGGTGACACATCAAAAGAAGCTTACAGCATCATGATCCCGCCACCGAACGTCACTGGTAGCCTACACATGGGTCACGCGTTCCAAGATACGATCATGGATACGCTTATCCGTGCTCAACGTATGAAAGGTAAAAATACGCTTTGGCAAGTCGGTACTGATCACGCTGGTATCGCCACTCAAATGGTGGTTGAGCGTAAGATCGCCGCTGAAGAAGGCAAAACTAAGCACGACTACGGCCGTGAAGCTTTCATCGACAAGATCTGGGAATGGAAGAACGAGTCTGGTGGCACTATCACTCAACAGCTTCGTCGCCTTGGGGCATCGGTAGACTGGGACCGTGAGCGCTTCACGATGGATGATGGCCTATCTAATGCCGTTCAAGAGGTGTTTGTTCGTCTATACGAAGATGACCTCATCTACCGCGGTAAACGTCTAGTTAACTGGGATCCAAAACTGCACACGGCGATTTCAGATCTTGAAGTTGAAAACAAAGACAAAAAAGGCTTCATGTGGCACTTCCGCTACCCGCTAGCAAATGGTGTGAAAACCGCTGAAGGTAAAGACTACATCGTTGTTGCGACGACACGTCCTGAAACTATGCTGGGTGATACCGGTGTTGCGGTAAACCCAGAAGATCCTCGTTATAAAGATCTTATTGGTAAAGAGATCCTATTACCTATCGTGAACCGCCTAATTCCTATCGTAGGCGATGAGCACGCGGATATGGAGAAAGGTACGGGTTGTGTGAAGATCACACCGGCTCACGACTTTAACGACTACGAAGTGGGTAAACGTAATAACCTACCAATGATCAACATCCTAACGTTCAACGCTGATATCCGTGATGCAGCCGAAGTCTTCACCACCAACGGCGAAGAAAGCGACGTTTACTCAACAGATATCCCTGCTAAGTACCAAGGCATGGAGCGTTTTGCTGCGCGTAAGGCTATCGTTGCTGAATTCGACGAGCTTGGTCTTCTTGAGGAGATTAAAGATCACGACCTAACGGTACCTTACGGCGACCGTGGTGGCGTGGTTATCGAGCCAATGCTGACTGACCAATGGTACGTACGCGCTGCACCTCTTGCTGAACCAGCGGTTAAAGCGGTTGAAGATGGTGACATCCAGTTCGTTCCTAAGCAGTACGAAAACATGTACTTCTCTTGGATGCGTGACATTCAAGACTGGTGTATCTCACGTCAACTGTGGTGGGGTCACCGTATCCCAGCATGGTACGACAACGATGGCAACGTGTACGTAGGCCGTACTGAAGAAGAAGTACGTGCTAACAACAACCTTGCTCCAGTAATCGTTCTACGCCAAGACAACGACGTGTTAGACACATGGTTCTCTTCGGCACTATGGACTTTCGGTACACAAGGCTGGCCTGAGCAAACTGAAGATCTGAAGACATTCCACCCTTCAGACGTTCTAGTCACAGGTTTCGACATCATCTTCTTCTGGGTTGCACGTATGATCATGATGACCATGCACTTCAACAAAGATGAAAATGGTAAAGCACAAGTCCCATTCAAGACAGTTTACGTAACGGGCCTAATCCGTGACGAAAACGGCGACAAGATGTCTAAGTCTAAAGGTAACGTGCTTGACCCTATCGACATGATCGATGGTATCGACCTTGAGTCTCTAGTTGAAAAACGTTGTGGCAACATGATGCAGCCTCAGCTTGCGAAGAAGATCGAGAAAAACACACGTAAGACTTTCGAAAATGGTATCGAACCCTACGGTACTGATGCACTGCGTTTCACACTTGCCGCTATGGCTTCAACTGGCCGTGACATCAACTGGGATATGAAGCGTCTTGAAGGTTACCGTAACTTCTGTAACAAGCTATGGAACGCAAGCCGTTACGTACTGATGAACACAGAAGAGCACGATTGTGGCATGTCACTGTCGGCTGAAGACCGTGCAAACATGGAATTCTCTCTAGCAGATAAGTGGATTGAATCTCAGTTTGAACTCGCAGCGAAAGAGTTTAACGCCCACCTAGACAACTACCGTCTAGACATGGCGGCAAACACGCTTTACGAATTCATCTGGAACCAATTCTGTGATTGGTACCTAGAGCTAACTAAGCCTGTTCTTTGGAAAGGTACTGAAGCTCAGCAACAAGCGACACGTTACACATTGATCACGGTTCTTGAGAAGACACTGCGTCTTGCTCACCCAGTGCTGCCTTACATCACTGAATCTATCTGGCAGAGCGTTAAGCCACTCGTCGACGGTGTTGAAGGTGAGACGATCATGACTCAAGCGCTTCCTCAGTTTAACGAAGCTAACTTCAATGCTGAGATCGTAGAAGACATCGAATGGGTGAAGACTTTCATTACTGCTATCCGTAACCTACGTGCGGAATACGACATTGCACCAAGCAAAGGTCTAGAGGTCATGATCAAGGTTGCTAATGAGAAAGACGCTACGCGTATCGAAGCAAACAAGATCGTTTTGACTTCGCTAGCGAAACTAGATGATATTAACGTTCTCGCTGATGGTAAAGAGACTCCACTTTGTGCAACTAAACTGGTTGGCAAATCTGAGCTGATGATCCCAATGGCGGGTCTTATCGACAAAGATGCTGAACTTGCTCGTCTAGATAAAGAAGTCGCTAAAATCCAAGGCGAAATCAAACGTATCGAAGGTAAGCTAGCTAACGAAGGTTTCGTAGCTAAAGCCCCTGAAGTTGTTATCGCCAAAGAGCGTGAAAAGCTTGAAGGCTACCAAGAGACTCTTGTGAAGCTTGAAGAGCAAAAAGCGACCATCGCTGCGCTTTAA
- the lptF gene encoding LPS export ABC transporter permease LptF, protein MIIVRYLIRETIKSQFAIFFVLFLVFLSQKFISVLADASDGDIPARLILSIVGLNMPAMGLLMLPLSIYIGILLTFGRLYAESEIVVMNATGIGNKFLIQSALYLALITASIAAFNSFWLSPWSQDKVEQMYEEVAAQNSVDLLPKGKFEGTPDGSSVVFIDDIDGNKLENVFVAQMRPRGSVLPSVMFSQSGDVKELSDGRQVIVMYDGIRHEGVPTRLDYMVTHFKEYEGLIGQREVEKKGRDWEAIPTLDLIGNPDNRAKAELQWRMSLVLCIPLLTMLVVPLSAVNPRQGRFAKIGPAILIYLTYFLAISATKSAIEEGSIPAVVGMWPINALLLCVAIGANFMDSLPVRNLKEKFKNKRLA, encoded by the coding sequence GTGATTATTGTTAGATATTTGATCCGAGAGACAATCAAGAGCCAATTTGCGATCTTTTTTGTTCTTTTTCTCGTGTTTCTCAGCCAAAAATTCATCAGTGTTTTAGCGGATGCGTCTGATGGTGATATTCCGGCGCGTCTCATATTATCGATTGTTGGTCTTAATATGCCAGCAATGGGTTTATTGATGCTTCCTCTCAGTATCTATATTGGTATTTTGCTGACTTTTGGGCGCCTTTATGCCGAAAGTGAAATAGTGGTAATGAACGCGACAGGTATTGGTAATAAATTCCTGATCCAATCTGCGCTTTACTTGGCTTTGATTACCGCATCGATTGCTGCATTTAACTCATTTTGGTTATCTCCCTGGTCACAGGATAAAGTTGAGCAAATGTACGAGGAGGTGGCTGCACAGAACAGTGTTGACTTGCTGCCTAAGGGGAAGTTCGAAGGCACTCCCGATGGTTCCTCTGTGGTCTTCATTGATGATATTGACGGCAATAAGTTAGAAAATGTATTTGTTGCTCAAATGCGCCCTAGAGGATCGGTACTTCCTAGTGTAATGTTTTCTCAGTCGGGAGACGTAAAAGAACTCAGTGATGGCCGACAAGTGATTGTTATGTACGATGGGATTCGCCATGAGGGTGTCCCTACTCGTTTAGATTATATGGTGACGCATTTTAAAGAATACGAAGGTCTGATAGGGCAACGCGAAGTTGAGAAAAAAGGTCGAGACTGGGAAGCGATTCCAACCCTAGACCTTATTGGTAACCCTGATAATAGGGCGAAAGCTGAGTTGCAGTGGCGTATGTCATTAGTACTTTGTATTCCATTGTTAACCATGCTCGTTGTACCCTTGTCGGCAGTGAATCCTCGGCAAGGTCGTTTCGCAAAAATCGGCCCAGCAATACTGATTTATTTGACTTACTTCTTAGCTATTAGTGCAACCAAATCTGCGATCGAGGAGGGGAGTATCCCGGCGGTCGTCGGCATGTGGCCAATCAATGCGTTATTATTATGTGTCGCGATTGGTGCCAATTTTATGGATAGCTTGCCGGTCAGAAATTTGAAAGAAAAATTTAAGAATAAGAGGTTGGCTTAA
- the pepA gene encoding leucyl aminopeptidase, whose protein sequence is MEFSVKSGSPEKQRSACIVVGVFEPRRLSPVAEQLDKISDGYISSLLRRGDLEGKPGQMLLLHQVPGVLSERVLLVGCGKERELGERQYKEIIQKTISTLNETGSMEAVCFLTELHVKGRDTYWKVRQAVEATKDGLYTFDQFKSNKPETRRPLRKLVFNVPTRRELSLGEKAISHGLAIASGVKASKDLGNMPPNIANPAYLASQARRLADDYETVKTKIIGEEEMEKLGMTSYLAVGRGSKNESMMSIMEYKGAADPDAKPIVLVGKGLTFDSGGISLKPGEGMDEMKYDMCGAASVFGTMKALAKLNLPINVVGVLAGCENMPGSNAYRPGDILTTMSGQTVEVLNTDAEGRLVLCDALTYVERFEPDCVVDVATLTGACVIALGHHISGVLSNHNPLSHELVNASEQASDRAWRLPMADEYHEQLNSPFADMANIGGRPGGTITAGCFLSKFTKKYHWAHIDSAGTAWKSGAAKGSTGRPVSMLVQFLLNRSGQETEEQSSK, encoded by the coding sequence ATGGAGTTCAGTGTAAAAAGTGGCAGCCCAGAGAAGCAGCGCAGCGCATGTATCGTTGTTGGTGTGTTCGAACCGCGCCGCCTTTCTCCAGTGGCCGAGCAATTAGATAAGATTAGCGATGGCTACATTAGCTCACTGCTTCGTCGCGGTGATCTAGAGGGTAAACCTGGCCAGATGCTACTACTGCATCAAGTACCGGGTGTACTTTCAGAACGAGTTTTACTGGTTGGTTGTGGTAAAGAACGTGAGCTAGGCGAACGTCAATACAAAGAAATTATTCAGAAAACCATCAGCACACTCAACGAAACAGGTTCTATGGAAGCAGTATGTTTCCTAACAGAACTGCACGTTAAAGGCCGAGACACTTACTGGAAAGTTCGTCAAGCGGTAGAAGCGACTAAAGATGGTCTTTACACATTTGACCAATTCAAGAGCAACAAGCCAGAAACTCGTCGTCCACTGCGTAAATTGGTATTCAACGTACCGACGCGTCGTGAATTGAGCCTGGGTGAGAAAGCGATTTCTCACGGTCTTGCTATTGCTTCAGGTGTCAAAGCATCTAAAGACCTTGGCAACATGCCACCAAACATCGCTAACCCAGCTTACCTTGCTTCTCAAGCTCGTCGTTTAGCCGACGATTACGAGACAGTGAAGACTAAGATCATTGGCGAAGAAGAGATGGAAAAACTGGGTATGACATCATACCTAGCGGTTGGCCGTGGCTCGAAGAACGAATCTATGATGTCTATCATGGAATACAAAGGTGCTGCTGACCCAGATGCAAAACCTATCGTCCTCGTCGGTAAAGGTCTGACTTTTGATTCAGGCGGTATCTCACTCAAGCCAGGAGAAGGCATGGATGAGATGAAGTACGACATGTGTGGTGCTGCGTCTGTATTTGGTACAATGAAAGCATTGGCAAAACTTAACTTGCCGATCAACGTTGTCGGTGTTTTAGCCGGTTGTGAAAACATGCCAGGTAGCAACGCCTATCGTCCGGGTGATATCCTAACGACAATGTCAGGTCAAACGGTTGAAGTACTCAATACTGATGCTGAAGGTCGCTTAGTTCTGTGTGATGCTCTAACGTACGTTGAGCGTTTTGAACCAGATTGTGTTGTCGACGTTGCAACACTAACTGGCGCGTGTGTTATTGCTCTAGGTCACCACATCAGTGGCGTTCTATCAAACCACAACCCACTTTCTCATGAACTTGTTAATGCTTCAGAGCAAGCAAGCGACCGCGCATGGCGTCTACCTATGGCTGACGAGTACCATGAGCAACTGAACAGCCCATTTGCTGATATGGCAAACATCGGCGGCCGTCCTGGCGGTACGATTACTGCGGGTTGTTTCCTGTCTAAATTCACTAAAAAGTACCATTGGGCACATATAGATAGTGCAGGTACGGCGTGGAAATCAGGCGCTGCAAAAGGCTCGACAGGTCGCCCTGTCTCAATGCTAGTCCAATTCTTATTGAACCGCAGCGGCCAAGAAACTGAAGAGCAATCTTCAAAATAA